A stretch of Bradyrhizobium sp. CCBAU 53338 DNA encodes these proteins:
- a CDS encoding adenosine kinase: MADVKYDVLGIGNALFDVLVRTDEAFLVKHGMTKGSMSLIDEARAAAIYNDMGPATEVSGGSAANTIVGIGSLGARAAYVGKVKDDQIGKLYVHDIRAAGVAFNTPPAKDGPATGCSYILVTDDGERTMNTYLGAAQDLSPADIDPAEIAAAKIVYLEGYLWDPPGAKEAFLKASKIAHEAGRKVALTLSDSFCVSRYRDEFLGLMRSGTADIVFANESELHSLYETSDFDTALKQLRSDVKLGVVTRSEKGCVVVTPTDAVAAPASPIAQLVDTTGAGDLFAAGFLYGLSRDLSHKQCGELGALAAAEVIQHIGARPQVSLRELAQQRGLTV, encoded by the coding sequence ATGGCTGACGTGAAATATGACGTTCTCGGCATCGGCAATGCGCTGTTCGACGTGCTGGTCCGGACCGATGAAGCCTTTTTGGTCAAGCACGGCATGACCAAGGGCAGCATGTCCCTGATCGACGAGGCGCGGGCCGCCGCCATTTACAATGACATGGGCCCTGCGACGGAAGTCTCGGGGGGATCTGCCGCCAACACCATCGTCGGCATCGGCAGCCTGGGCGCGCGTGCCGCTTATGTCGGCAAGGTCAAGGACGACCAGATCGGCAAACTCTATGTCCACGACATCCGCGCCGCCGGCGTCGCCTTCAACACGCCGCCCGCGAAGGACGGCCCCGCCACCGGCTGCTCCTACATCCTGGTCACGGACGACGGCGAGCGCACGATGAACACCTATCTCGGCGCGGCGCAGGATCTGTCGCCGGCCGATATCGATCCGGCCGAGATCGCGGCTGCAAAGATCGTCTATCTCGAAGGCTATCTGTGGGACCCGCCGGGCGCCAAGGAAGCCTTCCTGAAGGCTTCCAAGATCGCCCACGAGGCCGGCCGCAAGGTGGCATTGACGCTGTCGGATTCCTTCTGCGTCAGCCGCTATCGCGACGAGTTCCTGGGATTGATGCGGAGCGGCACCGCCGACATCGTGTTCGCCAACGAGTCCGAGCTGCACTCGCTCTACGAGACCTCCGACTTCGACACCGCGCTCAAGCAGCTGCGCAGCGACGTCAAGCTCGGCGTCGTCACCCGTAGCGAGAAGGGCTGCGTGGTGGTGACGCCGACCGACGCCGTCGCTGCGCCCGCTTCGCCGATCGCGCAGCTGGTCGACACCACCGGCGCCGGCGATCTGTTCGCGGCCGGCTTCCTCTATGGTCTCTCGCGCGATCTCTCGCACAAGCAGTGCGGCGAGCTCGGCGCGCTTGCGGCTGCCGAAGTGATCCAGCACATCGGCGCAAGGCCGCAGGTGTCGTTGAGGGAATTGGCGCAGCAGCGCGGGCTGACGGTCTAA
- the murJ gene encoding murein biosynthesis integral membrane protein MurJ has translation MIRSFLTVSTGTLASRLLGFARDSLIAALLGTGAVADAFLAAFQLVNVVRRLLSEGALNASLIPAWLRVRERDGAEAASAFAGRVLGTVSAALIAIAIGIALLMPLIIMIIAPGFVGSPTLDLAVQNARLMLPYLAFAGPVTVLMGLLNAQGRFALTAFSPLLFNIALIAAIAILLIWHADASFAAWMLAATVGIAGLLQLVMLGSQRSARLATPLRASFDREMRGFFAKAIPGMIASSGPQWLMVAGAIIASATPSAVSWLYFANRLIELPLGIVGVAMGTVLVPELTRAVSSGDREAVAHAESRALELAVGLALPATLGLAVLAEPIVRLLFEHGAFGAEDSTATAHALMWLALGLPAHVLIKALSPAFFARSDTMTPLLATAKGFVVAVALAVLLGHFFGASGIAASIAAGAWSSAVSLLRKGTSEFGFSVDAAASRRLPRILLAAAAMGALLWLTRGLMPVEAHGLIRFIALGLQIAAGIAVYGLLLQVLGAASWREAVNALKRSA, from the coding sequence ATGATCCGCTCCTTCCTGACCGTCTCGACGGGAACACTGGCCTCGCGGCTGCTGGGCTTTGCGCGCGATTCCCTGATCGCGGCGCTGCTCGGCACCGGCGCGGTGGCGGATGCCTTTTTGGCGGCATTTCAGCTCGTCAACGTGGTGCGACGCCTGCTCAGCGAAGGCGCACTGAATGCGTCGCTGATCCCGGCCTGGCTGCGCGTCCGTGAGCGCGATGGCGCGGAGGCCGCCTCCGCCTTCGCCGGACGCGTGCTGGGCACGGTCAGCGCGGCCCTGATCGCGATCGCGATCGGGATCGCGCTTCTGATGCCGCTGATCATCATGATCATCGCGCCCGGCTTCGTCGGCAGCCCCACGCTCGATCTCGCCGTCCAGAACGCCCGGCTGATGCTGCCTTATCTCGCCTTTGCCGGTCCGGTCACGGTGCTGATGGGACTTTTGAATGCGCAGGGGCGGTTTGCGCTCACGGCGTTCTCACCGCTGCTGTTCAACATCGCTCTGATTGCGGCCATCGCAATATTGCTGATCTGGCACGCCGACGCGTCCTTCGCCGCATGGATGCTGGCCGCGACTGTCGGCATCGCCGGCCTGCTGCAGCTCGTGATGCTGGGATCGCAGCGAAGCGCGCGGCTCGCAACACCACTGCGCGCAAGTTTCGACAGGGAGATGCGCGGCTTCTTCGCGAAAGCCATTCCCGGCATGATCGCAAGCTCCGGCCCGCAATGGCTGATGGTGGCCGGTGCGATCATTGCCTCCGCGACGCCTTCTGCCGTCTCCTGGCTCTATTTCGCCAACCGCCTGATCGAGCTGCCGCTCGGCATCGTCGGCGTCGCCATGGGCACGGTGCTGGTGCCGGAGCTGACGCGCGCCGTCAGCAGCGGCGACCGCGAGGCGGTGGCGCATGCAGAATCGCGCGCGCTGGAACTTGCGGTCGGGCTTGCGCTGCCCGCCACGCTCGGCCTTGCCGTGCTGGCCGAGCCGATCGTGCGGCTGTTGTTCGAGCATGGCGCCTTCGGCGCGGAGGACAGCACCGCGACCGCGCATGCACTGATGTGGCTGGCGCTGGGCCTGCCGGCGCATGTGCTGATCAAGGCGCTGTCGCCCGCCTTCTTTGCCCGCAGCGACACGATGACGCCGCTGCTCGCCACGGCCAAAGGCTTTGTGGTCGCGGTGGCGCTCGCCGTCCTGCTCGGGCACTTCTTCGGCGCGAGCGGGATCGCCGCGAGCATTGCCGCCGGCGCCTGGAGCAGCGCCGTCTCCTTACTCCGAAAGGGCACCAGCGAGTTCGGCTTCTCGGTCGATGCCGCCGCCAGCAGGCGGTTGCCGCGAATCTTGCTCGCCGCCGCCGCGATGGGCGCTCTGCTCTGGCTGACGCGGGGGCTGATGCCGGTGGAGGCCCACGGCCTGATCAGGTTCATCGCGCTGGGCTTGCAGATCGCGGCCGGGATCGCCGTCTATGGCCTGCTCTTGCAAGTCCTTGGCGCGGCGTCCTGGCGCGAGGCGGTTAACGCCTTGAAACGGTCCGCCTGA
- the trpS gene encoding tryptophan--tRNA ligase: MPFVERVFSGVQPTGNLHLGNYLGAIVNFVKMQETHNCIYCVVDMHAITQGLDVWGGPAELARNTREVTAAFIAAGIDPKKHIVFNQSQVSGHAELAWIFNCVARMGWLGRMTQFKEKAGKDRENASVGLFDYPVLMAADILLYRATHVPVGEDQKQHLELSRDIAQKFNNDFGDSIRAQGTNDGLFFPLPEPLITGPATRVMSLRDGTKKMSKSDASDNSRINLTDDADTIAQKIRKAKTDPEPLPSEEKGLEARPEADNLVGIFAALSGRAKADVLREFGGGQFSSFKNALAELCVTKLAPIAGEMKRLVADPGHIDAILNDGSDRARAIAEETMNLSKDIVGFIRRR; this comes from the coding sequence ATGCCATTCGTTGAACGGGTTTTTTCGGGCGTCCAGCCGACGGGCAATCTGCACCTCGGCAATTACCTCGGCGCGATCGTCAACTTCGTGAAGATGCAGGAAACCCACAACTGCATCTATTGCGTCGTCGACATGCACGCGATCACGCAAGGCCTCGACGTCTGGGGCGGACCGGCCGAGCTCGCGCGCAACACCCGCGAAGTGACCGCGGCATTCATCGCCGCCGGCATCGACCCGAAGAAGCACATCGTGTTCAACCAGAGCCAGGTCTCGGGCCATGCCGAGCTCGCCTGGATCTTCAACTGCGTGGCGCGCATGGGCTGGCTCGGCCGCATGACCCAGTTCAAGGAGAAGGCCGGCAAGGACCGCGAGAACGCATCCGTCGGGTTGTTCGACTATCCCGTGCTGATGGCCGCCGACATTCTGCTTTACCGCGCGACCCACGTTCCGGTCGGCGAGGACCAGAAGCAGCATCTCGAGCTCTCGCGCGACATCGCGCAGAAGTTCAACAACGACTTCGGCGACTCCATTCGCGCGCAGGGCACCAATGACGGCCTGTTCTTCCCGCTGCCGGAACCGCTGATCACGGGGCCGGCAACGCGCGTGATGTCCTTGCGCGACGGCACCAAGAAGATGTCGAAGTCGGATGCGTCGGACAATTCGCGCATCAATCTGACCGACGACGCCGACACTATCGCGCAGAAGATCCGCAAGGCGAAGACTGATCCGGAGCCTTTGCCGAGCGAAGAGAAGGGCCTCGAAGCGCGCCCCGAAGCCGACAATCTCGTCGGCATTTTCGCCGCGCTCTCGGGCCGCGCCAAGGCCGACGTGCTCCGCGAATTCGGCGGCGGCCAGTTCTCCAGCTTCAAGAACGCGCTGGCGGAACTGTGCGTCACCAAGCTCGCGCCGATCGCCGGCGAGATGAAGCGCCTCGTCGCCGATCCCGGCCACATCGACGCCATCCTGAACGATGGTTCCGACCGGGCGCGTGCCATCGCCGAAGAGACCATGAACCTCTCCAAGGACATCGTCGGCTTCATCCGCCGGCGCTGA
- a CDS encoding NifU family protein, with translation MFIQTEATPNPATLKFIPGRVVSDGSPMEFSSREAAGRSPLAEKLFDVPGVTGVFYGSDFITVTKANGEWQQLKPAILGAIMEHYMSGAPLLADGALTSDVDLDDEDEFFDEADAETVDMIKDLIETRVRPAVANDGGDITFRGFKDGIVYLNMKGACSGCPSSTATLQHGIQNLLKHFVPDVVEVRPM, from the coding sequence ATGTTCATTCAAACCGAAGCCACCCCCAATCCCGCCACGCTGAAATTTATTCCCGGCCGCGTCGTATCCGACGGCAGCCCGATGGAATTTTCGAGCCGCGAAGCCGCCGGCCGTTCGCCGCTCGCCGAAAAGCTGTTCGACGTGCCCGGCGTCACCGGCGTGTTCTATGGATCGGACTTCATCACCGTGACCAAGGCGAACGGTGAATGGCAGCAGCTCAAGCCCGCGATCCTGGGCGCCATCATGGAGCACTACATGTCCGGCGCGCCGCTGCTCGCCGACGGCGCGCTCACGAGCGATGTGGATCTCGACGACGAGGACGAGTTCTTCGACGAGGCCGATGCCGAGACGGTCGACATGATCAAGGATCTGATCGAAACGCGCGTGCGGCCGGCGGTCGCCAATGACGGCGGCGACATCACCTTCCGCGGCTTCAAGGACGGGATCGTCTATCTCAACATGAAAGGCGCCTGCTCCGGCTGCCCGTCGTCGACCGCCACGCTTCAGCACGGCATTCAGAATTTGCTGAAGCACTTCGTGCCCGACGTGGTCGAAGTCCGGCCGATGTAG
- the tsaB gene encoding tRNA (adenosine(37)-N6)-threonylcarbamoyltransferase complex dimerization subunit type 1 TsaB, whose product MLILAIDTALEACAAAVLDTDAGELLAQEQLFMKRGHAEALMPMIARVMQSADLAFTALDRIAVTVGPGSFTGLRVGISAARGLALAAKRPAVGLTTLSAYAAAIVGQSGPDPVISAIDARHDHVYFQIVGGDGSQLVRPGVASIDEAIAASQFGAPHLVGNAAKILAERWPKDGPQPISVDAQPAPDISWVAWLGAAANPDTNPARPFYLKAPDAKPAALPPLAQAVSS is encoded by the coding sequence ATGTTGATCCTTGCCATCGATACCGCGCTGGAGGCGTGCGCGGCCGCCGTTCTCGACACCGACGCCGGTGAGCTCCTTGCGCAGGAGCAGTTGTTCATGAAGCGCGGCCATGCCGAAGCGCTGATGCCGATGATCGCACGCGTGATGCAATCGGCCGATCTCGCCTTCACGGCACTCGACCGCATCGCCGTTACAGTCGGCCCCGGCAGCTTCACCGGCTTGCGCGTCGGCATTTCGGCGGCCCGCGGACTTGCGCTCGCGGCCAAGCGACCGGCCGTCGGCCTCACTACTCTCTCGGCCTATGCGGCCGCCATCGTCGGCCAGAGTGGGCCAGACCCGGTGATCTCGGCGATCGATGCGCGGCATGATCACGTCTACTTCCAGATCGTCGGCGGCGACGGCAGCCAGCTGGTGCGGCCCGGCGTCGCGTCGATCGACGAGGCCATCGCAGCCTCGCAATTCGGCGCGCCGCATCTGGTCGGCAATGCCGCCAAAATTCTCGCCGAGCGCTGGCCGAAGGATGGACCGCAACCCATTTCGGTCGACGCGCAGCCGGCGCCCGACATCAGCTGGGTCGCATGGCTCGGTGCCGCGGCCAATCCCGATACCAATCCGGCGCGGCCGTTCTATCTCAAGGCGCCCGATGCGAAGCCGGCTGCGCTGCCTCCGCTCGCACAAGCTGTAAGCTCATGA
- the rimI gene encoding ribosomal protein S18-alanine N-acetyltransferase, protein MMRWLSEWWRGGTAAVEPASARDAARLAQLHGQSFAHGWGEAEFESMLRESNTLVHRLRLGRKIIGFAVSRIGADEAEILSVAVDQSHRGRGLSRALLMTHLGHLAGRGVRTIFLEVEENNQPARRLYERGGFVVVGRRERYYKQANGEQLNALLMRRDLS, encoded by the coding sequence ATGATGAGATGGCTTTCGGAATGGTGGCGCGGCGGCACTGCGGCCGTCGAGCCGGCATCCGCGCGCGACGCGGCGCGGCTGGCGCAGCTTCACGGCCAATCATTCGCGCATGGCTGGGGCGAAGCCGAATTCGAGAGCATGCTCCGCGAGAGTAACACGCTCGTCCACCGCTTGCGCCTGGGGCGCAAGATCATCGGCTTTGCAGTGTCTCGGATCGGAGCGGACGAAGCGGAAATCCTCTCGGTCGCAGTCGACCAGTCCCACCGCGGCCGTGGCCTCTCCCGCGCGCTGCTGATGACCCATCTCGGCCATCTCGCCGGGCGTGGCGTGCGCACGATATTTCTGGAAGTCGAGGAGAACAACCAGCCCGCGCGACGGCTCTATGAGAGGGGCGGATTCGTGGTGGTCGGGCGCCGCGAACGCTACTATAAGCAGGCCAACGGGGAACAATTGAACGCACTTCTGATGCGACGTGACTTGTCGTAA
- a CDS encoding Fur family transcriptional regulator produces MTGLKPSSASKATGIEARCAATGMRMTEQRRVIARVLAEAVDHPDVEELYRRCVAVDDKISISTVYRTVKLFEDAGIIERHDFREGRARYETMRDSHHDHLINLRDGKVIEFTSEEIEKLQAEIARKLGYKLVDHRLELYCVPLDDDKPAS; encoded by the coding sequence ATGACTGGACTCAAACCTTCTTCGGCATCCAAGGCGACCGGCATCGAAGCGCGCTGTGCCGCAACCGGCATGCGCATGACCGAGCAGCGCCGCGTCATCGCGCGCGTGCTTGCGGAAGCCGTCGATCATCCCGATGTCGAGGAATTGTACCGGCGCTGTGTCGCGGTCGACGACAAGATCTCCATCTCGACCGTCTATCGCACCGTCAAGCTGTTCGAGGATGCCGGTATCATCGAACGCCACGATTTCCGCGAGGGCCGCGCGCGCTACGAGACGATGCGCGACAGCCATCACGACCACCTCATCAATCTGCGCGACGGCAAGGTGATCGAGTTCACCTCCGAAGAGATCGAGAAGCTGCAGGCGGAGATCGCCCGCAAGCTCGGCTACAAGCTGGTCGATCACAGGCTCGAGCTCTATTGCGTCCCGCTCGACGACGACAAGCCGGCGTCTTGA
- a CDS encoding HAD family hydrolase, with amino-acid sequence MPIDLIIFDCDGVLVDSEVISCRAHADVLTRHGYPITSEQVSERFLGRSTKQANLEIEAELGRKLPEAYHGDLQDELFRAFEADLEAIRGIHDVLDVVTQRVCVASSGSHSRMQVSLGSTGLYARLAPNIFSSSQVTNGKPAPDLFLFAAREMGVPPERCVVVEDSLAGIAGARAAGMKVLGFCGGSHCGTGHAETLRRAGADLTFADMHQLPELVRRVAADALTG; translated from the coding sequence GTGCCGATAGACCTCATCATCTTCGATTGCGACGGCGTGCTCGTGGACAGCGAGGTGATCTCCTGTCGTGCCCATGCGGATGTGCTGACGCGCCACGGTTATCCCATTACATCGGAGCAGGTGTCCGAGCGATTCCTCGGCCGTTCGACCAAACAGGCCAATCTCGAGATCGAAGCCGAGCTCGGCCGCAAGCTGCCCGAGGCCTATCACGGCGATCTCCAGGACGAGCTGTTTCGCGCCTTCGAAGCCGACCTCGAAGCGATCCGCGGCATCCACGATGTGCTCGACGTCGTGACGCAACGCGTCTGTGTTGCCTCGAGCGGCTCGCATTCGCGCATGCAAGTGAGTCTCGGAAGCACGGGACTCTATGCACGCCTCGCGCCGAACATCTTTTCGTCCTCGCAAGTGACGAACGGCAAGCCGGCGCCGGACCTGTTCCTGTTCGCGGCCAGGGAAATGGGTGTCCCTCCCGAGCGCTGTGTCGTGGTCGAGGACAGCCTGGCTGGCATTGCCGGCGCACGGGCGGCCGGAATGAAGGTGCTCGGCTTTTGCGGTGGCAGTCATTGCGGAACCGGTCATGCCGAGACCCTGCGCCGGGCCGGCGCCGACCTGACCTTCGCCGACATGCATCAATTGCCGGAGCTGGTCCGGCGGGTCGCGGCGGACGCCCTGACGGGCTAG
- the miaB gene encoding tRNA (N6-isopentenyl adenosine(37)-C2)-methylthiotransferase MiaB, translated as MKPPRKLHIKSYGCQMNVYDAQRMVDTLAPEGFVETNNAEDADLVILNTCHIREKASEKVYSELGRLRVAKDEAAREGRAMQIAVAGCVAQAEGGEITRRAPVVDVVVGPQSYHHLPELLKRARNEGRAIETEFPAADKFGFLAQPRPDAIRARGISAFVTVQEGCDKFCTFCVVPYTRGAEVSRPVANIVDDVKRLADNGVRELTLIGQNVNAYHGDGPDGKSWGLGKLLERLAEIPGIARLRYSTSHPRDVDDSLIAAHRDLDALMPFVHLPVQSGSDRILAAMNRKHTADDYREVIDRFRSARQDIAFSSDFIVGFPGESEQDFLATLALVTQIGYAAAYSFKYSARPGTPAADMQETVSPAEMDQRLERLQDLIDSQQSAFNKAAIGSTVDVLFERPARKDGQIVGRTAFLQPAHVMASPDIIGQILPVRIDSLERYSFLGELAAPRDARESALSSIATGA; from the coding sequence ATGAAGCCGCCGCGTAAGCTGCACATCAAATCATATGGCTGCCAGATGAACGTCTACGATGCCCAGCGCATGGTGGACACGCTGGCTCCGGAAGGATTCGTGGAGACTAATAACGCCGAGGACGCCGACCTCGTCATCCTCAACACCTGCCACATCCGCGAAAAGGCCTCCGAGAAGGTCTATTCCGAGCTTGGGCGCCTGCGCGTCGCCAAGGACGAGGCCGCGCGCGAGGGACGCGCCATGCAGATCGCGGTTGCCGGCTGCGTCGCGCAGGCCGAAGGTGGCGAGATCACGCGCCGCGCGCCTGTTGTCGATGTCGTGGTCGGCCCGCAGAGCTATCATCACCTTCCGGAGCTTCTGAAGCGGGCGCGCAACGAAGGCCGCGCGATCGAGACGGAATTTCCCGCCGCCGACAAGTTCGGCTTCCTGGCTCAGCCCAGGCCCGACGCGATTCGCGCGCGCGGCATTTCCGCGTTCGTCACGGTGCAGGAAGGCTGCGACAAGTTTTGCACCTTCTGCGTCGTGCCGTACACGCGCGGCGCCGAGGTCTCGCGACCCGTCGCGAACATCGTCGACGACGTCAAGCGGCTCGCCGACAATGGCGTGCGCGAGCTCACGCTGATCGGACAGAACGTCAACGCCTATCATGGCGACGGGCCGGACGGAAAAAGCTGGGGGCTCGGCAAGCTGCTGGAGCGCCTGGCAGAGATTCCCGGTATCGCGCGGCTGCGCTACTCGACCAGCCATCCCCGCGACGTCGATGACAGCTTGATTGCGGCCCATCGCGATCTCGATGCCTTGATGCCGTTCGTGCACCTGCCGGTGCAGTCGGGCTCGGACCGTATTCTCGCCGCCATGAACCGGAAACATACCGCCGATGATTACCGTGAAGTCATCGACCGTTTCCGGTCCGCACGCCAAGACATTGCTTTTTCATCAGATTTTATCGTCGGTTTCCCGGGCGAAAGTGAGCAAGATTTTCTCGCCACCCTCGCGCTTGTCACGCAAATCGGCTACGCTGCAGCCTATTCGTTCAAATACTCCGCCCGGCCGGGAACGCCGGCCGCGGATATGCAGGAGACGGTGTCCCCCGCCGAGATGGACCAGCGATTGGAGCGGCTCCAGGACTTGATCGACAGCCAGCAATCGGCCTTCAACAAGGCTGCGATTGGCTCAACGGTCGACGTGCTGTTCGAACGCCCGGCGCGCAAGGACGGCCAGATCGTCGGGCGCACCGCTTTCCTGCAGCCTGCGCATGTGATGGCTTCCCCCGACATCATCGGACAGATCCTGCCGGTCAGGATCGACAGCCTCGAGCGCTACAGCTTCCTCGGCGAGCTCGCCGCGCCGCGCGATGCGCGCGAATCCGCTTTATCATCCATCGCCACTGGAGCCTGA
- a CDS encoding PhoH family protein has translation MQVPPETQVVIDFDDNRAASALVGPYGQNLAQIERRLGVVVDSKGNHITIGGTRDGCDAARRVLETLYAHAVKGQDVDQGEVEGAIRAVIAQGSLFEFDAKSAKTAFDSINLRKRPVRARTAAQDSYIRALKRHELVFGIGPAGTGKTWLAVAHAAQLFERKEVDKIILSRPAVEAGERLGFLPGDLREKVDPYLRPIYDALYDLMDARIVERALQTGEIEIAPLAFMRGRTLTNAAIILDEAQNTTSMQMKMFLTRLGENSRMIVTGDPSQIDLPNGQTSGLAEATRLLDGVDGIAQVHFKAEDVIRHELVARIVAAYEGSPQRPPAGNKS, from the coding sequence ATGCAAGTTCCACCCGAGACCCAGGTCGTCATCGACTTCGACGACAACCGCGCCGCATCCGCGCTGGTCGGCCCCTATGGCCAGAACCTGGCGCAGATCGAGCGCCGTCTCGGCGTCGTCGTGGACTCCAAGGGCAACCACATCACCATCGGCGGCACGCGCGACGGCTGCGACGCCGCGCGCCGCGTGCTGGAGACGCTCTACGCGCACGCCGTGAAGGGGCAGGATGTCGACCAGGGCGAAGTCGAAGGCGCGATCCGCGCCGTGATCGCGCAAGGGTCGCTGTTCGAGTTCGACGCCAAGTCGGCGAAGACCGCCTTCGACAGCATCAACCTGCGCAAGCGCCCGGTGCGCGCGCGCACGGCTGCCCAGGACTCCTACATCCGCGCGCTGAAGCGGCACGAGCTGGTGTTCGGCATCGGCCCGGCCGGCACCGGCAAGACCTGGCTCGCGGTCGCGCATGCCGCGCAATTGTTCGAGCGCAAGGAAGTCGACAAGATCATCCTGTCGCGTCCCGCCGTGGAAGCCGGCGAGCGGCTCGGCTTCCTGCCCGGCGATCTCCGCGAGAAGGTCGATCCTTATCTGCGTCCGATCTACGACGCGCTCTATGACCTCATGGACGCGCGCATCGTCGAGCGCGCGCTGCAGACCGGAGAGATCGAGATCGCGCCGCTCGCCTTCATGCGCGGCCGCACGCTGACCAACGCCGCGATCATCCTCGACGAAGCGCAGAACACGACGTCGATGCAGATGAAGATGTTCCTGACCCGCCTCGGCGAGAACAGTCGCATGATCGTCACGGGCGACCCCTCTCAAATCGATTTGCCGAACGGCCAGACCTCGGGTCTCGCCGAAGCGACCCGTCTGCTCGATGGCGTCGACGGCATTGCGCAAGTTCATTTCAAAGCCGAGGACGTGATCCGCCACGAGCTCGTGGCACGAATCGTCGCTGCCTATGAAGGGTCGCCGCAGCGGCCGCCCGCCGGCAACAAATCCTGA
- the ybeY gene encoding rRNA maturation RNase YbeY — protein MSHPNLPITEVLVVADCWQSEPDAESVIQRAVAAAAESVDEDVADAEVAVMLTDDAGIRTLNSNWRGMDKPTNVLSFPALQPEGEWKPGDAPRMLGDIAIAFETMRREADEEHKPFDHHLSHLAVHGFLHLIGYDHENDGDAEEMEALETEILAHLGIPNPYADRAGTH, from the coding sequence ATGTCACATCCCAACCTTCCCATCACCGAAGTCCTCGTCGTCGCCGATTGCTGGCAGAGCGAGCCCGACGCCGAAAGCGTGATCCAGCGCGCCGTCGCCGCTGCCGCCGAATCCGTCGACGAAGACGTCGCGGATGCAGAAGTGGCCGTGATGCTGACTGACGATGCCGGCATCCGCACGCTCAACAGCAATTGGCGCGGCATGGACAAGCCGACCAACGTGCTGTCGTTTCCGGCGCTCCAGCCCGAGGGCGAATGGAAGCCGGGCGATGCGCCGCGCATGCTCGGCGACATCGCGATCGCCTTCGAGACCATGCGGCGCGAGGCGGACGAGGAACACAAGCCGTTCGATCACCATTTGAGCCATCTCGCCGTGCATGGTTTCCTGCACCTGATCGGCTACGATCACGAGAACGACGGCGACGCCGAAGAAATGGAAGCGCTCGAAACCGAGATCCTGGCCCACCTCGGTATCCCCAATCCGTATGCGGACCGAGCGGGAACGCACTGA
- a CDS encoding hemolysin family protein, protein MPDSEPVHDNPRNTANLPAVVAPGEVMRPTAEGWLLRAIRTLFGWKAGSVRDDLQVVLDATTPDDTGFSAVERTMLRNILGLHERRIADVMVHRADIIAVKRDIPLGELMDRFESAGHSRLVVYNETLDDPVGIVHIRDLLAFMTARARVSEATKTKRKKPLPAGLDLKAVDLALPLQDARIIRKLLYVPPSMRAIDLLAQMQATRIHLALVVDEYGGSDGLVSLEDIVEQIVGEIDDEHDSDEPPSIVRLPDNAFIADARASLDDVRTVIGEDFVTGEAGEEVETLGGYLVSFVGRLPVRGEVISGPGNYEVEVLDADPRRVKRLRISTRKERPAPRTQRERSRRETAPESGQPPSGETPTPPPADGTGPQ, encoded by the coding sequence ATGCCGGATTCAGAGCCCGTTCACGACAATCCGCGCAACACGGCCAATCTGCCGGCCGTGGTCGCGCCTGGCGAGGTCATGCGCCCGACGGCGGAAGGCTGGCTGCTGCGCGCCATCCGCACGCTGTTCGGCTGGAAGGCCGGATCGGTGCGCGACGATCTCCAGGTCGTGCTCGACGCGACGACGCCGGACGACACCGGCTTTTCCGCGGTCGAGCGCACCATGCTGCGCAACATCCTCGGCCTCCACGAGCGTCGCATCGCCGACGTCATGGTGCATCGCGCCGACATCATCGCCGTGAAGCGCGACATCCCGCTCGGCGAATTGATGGACCGTTTCGAGAGCGCTGGCCATTCGCGCCTGGTCGTCTACAACGAGACGCTCGACGATCCCGTCGGCATCGTCCACATCCGCGACCTGCTCGCCTTCATGACCGCGCGCGCGCGGGTGTCGGAGGCCACCAAGACCAAGCGCAAGAAGCCGCTGCCGGCCGGGCTCGATTTGAAGGCCGTGGACCTCGCGCTGCCGCTCCAGGACGCGCGCATCATCCGCAAGCTGCTCTATGTGCCGCCGTCGATGCGGGCGATCGACCTGCTGGCGCAGATGCAGGCCACGCGCATTCACCTGGCGCTGGTCGTCGACGAATATGGCGGCAGCGACGGGCTGGTTTCGCTCGAGGACATCGTCGAGCAGATCGTCGGCGAGATCGACGACGAGCATGACAGCGACGAGCCGCCGTCGATCGTGCGGCTGCCCGACAACGCCTTCATCGCCGACGCCCGTGCCAGCCTCGACGACGTCCGCACCGTGATCGGCGAAGACTTCGTCACCGGCGAGGCCGGCGAGGAAGTGGAGACGCTGGGCGGCTATCTCGTCAGCTTCGTCGGCCGGCTGCCGGTGCGCGGCGAGGTGATCTCGGGCCCCGGCAATTACGAGGTCGAGGTGCTCGATGCCGATCCGCGCCGCGTCAAGCGGCTGCGCATTTCGACGCGAAAGGAACGCCCTGCCCCGCGCACCCAGCGCGAGAGAAGCCGCCGCGAGACCGCGCCCGAGAGCGGCCAGCCGCCTTCCGGCGAGACGCCGACCCCGCCGCCTGCCGACGGGACCGGTCCGCAGTGA